The sequence CCCCAGCGCAGGAATTAAGTGCGGCTGCACCGGCGCCGCGAGCCGAAGGGTCATGAAATGTTCCTCGCCAGGTCTCTGGAGGAGCATGCGGAGCATTTGCTTGGATTATTCGCCTTCCCGCCAAAAGGGTCAAGCAGCCTCCCAAGCGGACGAAAGAATGAGAAACGCGTTAGAacgaaaaagaatgaaaagCGAAAGGGAAAATAGATCATCCGGAACAAAGGAACcggatggaaaatggaacaaagaTAGATGGCGCGCATGGCGATGGGCGGTTCACTTACGTGTGCATTTCGCTTCCGCACCGGACCACGTGCCGTTTTCCTGGCACAACCGGATGCTGGTGCCGGTCAGCTCGTATCCGGGCCGGCAGCGGACACCGCAGGCCGCGTTCAGCACCCGGCCGCACGGTTTCGGTTCCATGACGAAGTACCCATGGGGAGGTGGCTGAAGCTCGGTACACGTCACCGCCACACACCGCCCATCCTCGTCCTGCTGGTAACCGGCAGGACAAACGCATTCCCGGACCGAGAGCGCACCGAGTCGTCGGGTGATTTGACGCGGGTACGGGCACGACTCACACACGCCGCCCGTCCCGTTCCAGAATGTCCCGTTTGCACACGGATGACAGCCGCCGCGCAGGCCCGACCCCGCGTAACCCGGTCCGCAGGCGCAGCGGTAGTGGCCGGAGCTGGTGCTGCACCCGCAACTGGCCCCCTCATCGCAACATCCGTCCGTCCCAGCGGGGTGGTCGTCGCAAAGCCGATCGCAGAGACTCCGGTttccgaccgggaccggcggacCGCCGGACCGGTAATCGTGGTGGAGAGCCTGGCGGGCCAAGcgctcgaactgctcgaacgTTGCCACCAGGTAGAGGTGCGCCGGGGATGTCACCATTCGCGCCAGCTCCTCGTCGTTGCCCGTCTCGATGCCGATCGCGAAAATGCGGACACCGGCCTTCTTCAGCCGcttcgccaccggcagcgggcTGCGTCCGTTCGAGTAGCCGTCGGTGACGAGGAAGATCACCGGCGACCTGGaaccggcggcgtcggcggcggtggcggtggcgcgaaAGATTAGCTCGGCCTCGATCATCGCCCCGTACGTGAAGGTGCCCCCGCCACTGTACCCGACCGCGGGCAGCTGATCCTGGAGCAGGGAACACTTGTCTTGGGCGGCCGACGGGACCGAAATTTGGTCGATGTGGCGCAGGACCTGGCGCCGGGAGCTGAACGTCACCAGGGCGACACGCGTCCGGTTCACGCTCACGTCGAAGTCGGCCAACAGTTTGCGCATGAAGCGCAGCTCGGCCCCAAAGTTGACCCGCCCGACGCTGGCGCTCGCGTCGACGAGGAAAACGATATCCAGCCGGTCGTCACTGGTGCGCCGCATCTCGGCGACCGTCTCCCGGAACCGCTGGCTCACCCGGTGGACTCGCGCGTCCACTTCCGCCCGCGCCAGCTCGAGGTCGCTCGGGTAGTCCGAgagcgtggcggcggccacgccGTCctccgtggtcgtcgtcgtcatcaggATGTCGTACCAACCggcgtcggcatcggcaggTCCGTAGGTAGACGCTGGACCCTGCTCGACGGCACCGACCAGCTCCACCGCCGACAGCCACAGGACCAGGATAGCGCACAATACCATCATCACGGTCCGTATAGTAAAACGCacttcaccagcaccacaccaCCCAGTATTAAATTGGAACGGGCCCGCTTTAACTTGGAAGGGAATAGCATACATGACACTAACTTCCATGGCACGTTTATGAGGTCGGGCCTAATCACACATCAAGTTCAGCCCGAACTGGGCCACATAGGCCAGCTAGTCACTTATCGCCAGTCACAGTCACCGATATCTCACTCTGCACTCGCCCCAGACCAACGTCTTTCAAGGCACAATTGTCACACTTGGATCACTTGGAACAGTTGGAAGTCTAGTAGGCGAAAGACGCCGTGTGTGAAGTGTGGTGTTAAAATGTCCAGAGTCTCCCGGTGGTTTATAGCGTAAACCACGGGGACTCGGGGAAATTTTAGCACCAACTCACCACATCGAATTCCGTTAACTTGGATCACTTGTAATAATTAGCGCACTACAAACCACTGAGCACTGAG is a genomic window of Anopheles cruzii unplaced genomic scaffold, idAnoCruzAS_RS32_06 scaffold02087_ctg1, whole genome shotgun sequence containing:
- the LOC128276691 gene encoding sushi, von Willebrand factor type A, EGF and pentraxin domain-containing protein 1-like, coding for MMVLCAILVLWLSAVELVGAVEQGPASTYGPADADAGWYDILMTTTTTEDGVAAATLSDYPSDLELARAEVDARVHRVSQRFRETVAEMRRTSDDRLDIVFLVDASASVGRVNFGAELRFMRKLLADFDVSVNRTRVALVTFSSRRQVLRHIDQISVPSAAQDKCSLLQDQLPAVGYSGGGTFTYGAMIEAELIFRATATAADAAGSRSPVIFLVTDGYSNGRSPLPVAKRLKKAGVRIFAIGIETGNDEELARMVTSPAHLYLVATFEQFERLARQALHHDYRSGGPPVPVGNRSLCDRLCDDHPAGTDGCCDEGASCGCSTSSGHYRCACGPGYAGSGLRGGCHPCANGTFWNGTGGVCESCPYPRQITRRLGALSVRECVCPAGYQQDEDGRCVAVTCTELQPPPHGYFVMEPKPCGRVLNAACGVRCRPGYELTGTSIRLCQENGTWSGAEAKCT